A genomic region of Desulfuribacillus alkaliarsenatis contains the following coding sequences:
- a CDS encoding formate dehydrogenase subunit gamma: MAKETPMVKDGKIYRFTKTARVTHWVYVISYAVLFFTGLLLFSNAFDFIAPLFGGFENAQLLHRIFAVVFILPVVIFILFDPKSFFGWLKDCFTWTKDDFGFFPSFVKELFGIDAKTPPQGFINAGEKVNSLMTITFSTLLILSGFVMWFSGSFSQVLVQWAIVIHSGSAALLTAVAIVHIYLGTLHPGSKAAFTGMINGYVDAKFAKSHHAKWYDKVMEEESKKTKTI, encoded by the coding sequence ATGGCGAAAGAGACACCTATGGTCAAGGATGGTAAAATATATCGTTTTACTAAGACTGCTCGTGTTACACATTGGGTTTATGTAATATCTTATGCAGTGTTATTCTTTACAGGGCTACTTTTGTTTAGTAACGCCTTTGATTTCATAGCACCATTGTTTGGTGGTTTTGAGAACGCCCAATTGCTTCATCGAATCTTTGCTGTTGTTTTTATTTTACCAGTTGTGATATTTATACTTTTTGACCCTAAAAGTTTTTTCGGCTGGTTAAAGGACTGTTTTACGTGGACAAAAGACGACTTTGGCTTTTTCCCATCTTTTGTAAAAGAACTATTCGGTATTGATGCAAAAACTCCGCCACAAGGATTCATTAATGCAGGGGAAAAAGTAAATTCTCTAATGACTATTACGTTTTCAACACTGTTGATATTATCAGGTTTTGTCATGTGGTTCTCTGGAAGCTTTAGCCAAGTGCTAGTACAATGGGCGATTGTAATTCATAGTGGATCGGCTGCGTTATTAACTGCAGTAGCTATCGTGCATATCTATTTAGGGACATTGCATCCAGGCTCTAAGGCAGCATTCACAGGGATGATTAATGGTTATGTAGATGCAAAATTTGCCAAAAGTCACCATGCTAAATGGTATGATAAGGTAATGGAAGAAGAGTCGAAGAAGACAAAGACAATATAA
- a CDS encoding rhodanese-like domain-containing protein: protein MQKNLLRLFPLLLVGLLAISLALIGCSSESKTEYQYISAAELKNKLDAGEDVIIVDIQVEEEFNRHFIKGAIPTYAFPVETAEDRAKLVSTLQEIKTSNAPVIIVCPRGGGGATRTYDYYKGEFVSEDRLFILADGQEQWPYNNLLGSIDNTEDIKQKSESVQIFQPKEAIIQYVSPEQVKSDIENDTDILLIDIQPENDFRKHHIQGSIATYAFPVTSNDDKQKLARILPDVLTSEAPVYVLCPRGRSGAENTLNFLAEQGVDPNRMFIIEGGQAGWPYEELVVTQ, encoded by the coding sequence ATGCAAAAAAATCTTTTAAGACTATTTCCTTTATTATTAGTAGGATTGCTTGCAATAAGTCTGGCTTTAATTGGCTGTTCGTCTGAAAGCAAAACAGAGTACCAGTATATATCAGCGGCTGAATTAAAAAATAAGTTAGATGCAGGCGAAGACGTTATTATCGTTGATATTCAAGTAGAGGAAGAGTTTAATAGGCACTTCATAAAAGGGGCCATCCCCACTTATGCTTTCCCAGTTGAGACAGCTGAAGATCGTGCTAAATTAGTTTCAACTCTTCAGGAGATTAAGACATCTAACGCCCCTGTAATCATTGTTTGTCCTCGTGGCGGTGGCGGAGCTACAAGAACTTATGATTACTATAAGGGTGAATTCGTATCCGAGGATCGTTTGTTTATACTGGCAGACGGACAAGAGCAATGGCCATATAACAATTTATTAGGTAGTATTGATAACACAGAAGATATCAAGCAGAAATCGGAATCGGTCCAAATATTTCAACCTAAAGAGGCAATAATCCAGTATGTATCACCAGAACAGGTAAAATCAGATATCGAAAACGATACAGATATATTATTAATTGATATTCAACCGGAGAATGATTTTAGAAAGCATCACATCCAAGGTTCTATTGCTACTTATGCATTTCCTGTCACTTCAAATGACGATAAGCAAAAACTTGCACGCATCTTGCCAGATGTGCTCACATCAGAAGCACCTGTGTACGTTTTGTGCCCTAGAGGAAGAAGCGGTGCTGAAAACACGCTAAACTTTTTAGCTGAACAAGGAGTTGACCCTAATCGGATGTTTATTATTGAAGGCGGTCAAGCAGGTTGGCCGTATGAGGAATTAGTAGTTACACAATAA
- a CDS encoding DUF3343 domain-containing protein yields the protein MLMIFPTVHWTLCAEKALKSKELEHIVVPVPPHVNEGCGLGIKVDLILKDLVMQIFQQEQIPVEKILGGKC from the coding sequence ATGTTAATGATATTTCCAACGGTTCACTGGACGCTGTGTGCGGAAAAAGCGCTTAAATCTAAGGAGTTAGAACATATCGTAGTACCAGTGCCGCCCCATGTAAATGAAGGCTGTGGTCTCGGTATTAAGGTTGACTTAATACTAAAGGATCTAGTTATGCAAATCTTTCAGCAGGAGCAAATTCCAGTAGAGAAGATTTTAGGGGGGAAATGCTAA
- a CDS encoding sulfate/molybdate ABC transporter ATP-binding protein, whose product MSLSVDIERKLPDFLLRTKFDTENENFGILGASGSGKSMTLRCIAGLDKPTKGRIVLHERVLFDSEQGINIPAKDRKIGYLFQNYALFPHMTVKENIEFGIRQLSSYEREKRIKDKLEMIQLGNLSKRYPYELSGGQQQRVALARAMVTEPVALLLDEPFSALDNFLRRHMERELIEVLESYSGVTLFVTHNLEEAYRVCERLMIMDNGQVIADDHKGVIFRKPPTHTVAKLTGCKNISAIELQQQLENKEQNIEQNIEANYTVAVAMNWGNIQLKIQQLPGSYKYIGIRAFHIKVADDLSGDNCFEAGVIKTEEGPHHMTVYLQIGYGTGKHHLQMEIYKEKWKRWQNKKSLYIQLKPEHLFLTK is encoded by the coding sequence ATGTCTTTAAGTGTAGATATTGAAAGGAAGTTACCCGATTTTCTGCTGCGAACGAAATTTGATACAGAAAATGAGAACTTCGGCATTCTAGGTGCTTCAGGCTCAGGAAAAAGTATGACCCTCCGTTGTATAGCTGGTTTGGATAAGCCGACCAAAGGGCGAATTGTTCTACATGAACGTGTGCTATTTGATTCGGAACAGGGTATTAATATACCAGCCAAGGATCGCAAAATCGGCTATTTGTTTCAGAACTACGCATTGTTCCCCCATATGACGGTAAAAGAAAATATTGAGTTTGGCATTCGTCAACTTTCGTCTTATGAACGGGAGAAGCGAATTAAAGATAAATTAGAGATGATTCAGCTTGGTAATCTATCTAAGCGCTATCCCTATGAATTATCTGGTGGGCAGCAGCAGCGAGTAGCTTTAGCTAGAGCGATGGTGACAGAGCCAGTGGCATTGCTTCTTGATGAACCATTCTCAGCCCTTGATAATTTCCTAAGACGTCATATGGAGCGGGAGTTAATTGAAGTTCTTGAAAGCTACTCAGGTGTTACACTATTTGTGACCCATAACCTTGAAGAGGCTTATAGAGTTTGTGAGCGCCTAATGATTATGGACAACGGACAAGTAATTGCGGATGATCATAAAGGAGTAATCTTTCGTAAGCCTCCAACGCATACAGTGGCAAAGCTTACGGGTTGCAAAAACATCTCTGCTATAGAGCTTCAGCAACAGCTAGAAAACAAAGAACAAAATATAGAACAAAATATAGAAGCTAACTATACAGTGGCAGTAGCTATGAATTGGGGTAACATTCAATTAAAGATTCAGCAGTTGCCAGGAAGCTATAAATATATAGGGATTAGAGCCTTTCACATTAAAGTTGCAGATGATTTATCAGGTGACAATTGTTTTGAAGCTGGCGTCATTAAAACAGAGGAAGGACCACATCACATGACCGTATATTTACAGATAGGTTATGGCACTGGAAAACATCATTTGCAAATGGAGATATATAAGGAAAAATGGAAGCGTTGGCAGAATAAAAAGAGCCTATACATTCAACTTAAGCCGGAACACTTATTTTTAACTAAATAG
- the modA gene encoding molybdate ABC transporter substrate-binding protein codes for MRRISNRLKRGIVLFLVSPIIVIGILIGCSERNHETEGLEGLPVPVEGRSITVSAASSLKDAMNAIQAAYVKHNPELNIIINMGSSGQLQQQIEQGAPVDIFISAAQRQMNALADKGFIVTDSRVNLVRNEIVVIAHKDANMVTSFEDLASPQVRFIGIGNPESVPAGSYAKEALETMELWDSLKDKLVHTLNVRQVLSYIELGNADAGIVYHSDALLSERIKVVAVAPETSHSPILYPAALIQSSRNNQHASQFLEFLQSDEAKEIFQQYGFQTVNE; via the coding sequence ATGCGAAGAATATCGAATCGTTTGAAAAGGGGTATAGTTTTATTTCTTGTTTCACCTATTATAGTAATAGGTATACTCATAGGTTGTTCTGAGCGGAACCATGAAACAGAGGGACTAGAGGGGCTGCCAGTGCCAGTAGAGGGACGTTCGATTACCGTCTCAGCCGCTTCTAGCTTGAAGGATGCGATGAACGCTATTCAAGCAGCTTATGTTAAGCATAACCCGGAGCTTAACATTATTATTAATATGGGATCATCAGGTCAGCTCCAGCAGCAAATTGAACAAGGAGCACCTGTCGATATATTTATCTCTGCAGCCCAAAGGCAGATGAATGCGCTAGCAGACAAAGGGTTTATTGTTACGGATTCTCGTGTCAACCTAGTACGTAATGAAATTGTTGTGATTGCACATAAGGATGCAAACATGGTTACGAGCTTTGAAGACTTAGCTTCTCCACAGGTTCGATTTATTGGTATTGGTAATCCAGAGTCTGTACCAGCAGGGAGCTATGCGAAAGAAGCACTTGAAACAATGGAACTGTGGGATTCTTTAAAGGACAAGCTCGTTCACACATTGAATGTTCGGCAGGTTCTATCGTATATAGAACTCGGAAATGCCGATGCGGGAATAGTATACCACTCCGATGCACTACTATCAGAACGAATTAAGGTAGTTGCAGTCGCTCCAGAAACCAGCCATTCGCCAATTCTTTATCCAGCAGCCTTGATTCAAAGTAGTAGAAATAATCAGCATGCTAGCCAGTTCCTGGAGTTTTTACAAAGCGATGAAGCGAAGGAAATTTTCCAGCAATACGGCTTTCAAACGGTTAACGAATAA
- the modB gene encoding molybdate ABC transporter permease subunit, whose translation MITDYSPLWISLKTATTATIITFVLGIFIARWMAGYRGRAKGLIDGLLVLPMVLPPTVIGFILLYTFGRNGPIGQFLMYFDITVIFTWWATVIAATVVAFPLMYKTARAAFEQIDYTYIEAAKTLGYNEWQIFWRVLLPLSWPGVIAGTILAFARALGEFGATLMLAGSIPGKTQTVPVAIFFAVEAGQMERAFAWVVIMVVISLLMVVVTNDWQQRRFAVFAKTRRD comes from the coding sequence ATGATTACAGATTATTCACCGCTATGGATTTCATTAAAGACGGCAACTACGGCAACTATAATTACCTTTGTTTTGGGTATTTTTATTGCTCGTTGGATGGCGGGTTATCGTGGTCGAGCTAAGGGGTTGATTGATGGTCTCCTTGTGCTACCTATGGTATTACCACCCACGGTGATTGGATTTATCTTACTCTATACCTTTGGGCGAAATGGACCAATAGGACAGTTTCTGATGTACTTTGATATTACGGTTATCTTTACTTGGTGGGCGACTGTAATTGCTGCAACGGTAGTAGCTTTTCCATTGATGTATAAGACGGCTAGGGCTGCATTTGAACAAATTGACTACACCTATATTGAAGCCGCTAAAACATTAGGCTATAACGAGTGGCAAATCTTCTGGCGCGTTTTATTGCCATTATCATGGCCAGGGGTAATTGCAGGAACAATCCTTGCCTTTGCTAGGGCTTTGGGGGAGTTTGGAGCGACTTTGATGCTAGCGGGAAGTATACCAGGAAAGACGCAAACCGTACCTGTAGCTATATTTTTTGCAGTTGAAGCGGGACAGATGGAGAGAGCTTTTGCGTGGGTTGTTATAATGGTTGTCATATCTTTGTTGATGGTAGTGGTTACGAACGATTGGCAGCAGCGCCGTTTTGCGGTCTTTGCGAAAACAAGGAGGGACTAA
- a CDS encoding C-GCAxxG-C-C family (seleno)protein, which produces MEYSSSAKEYAKDIFKQSDNCCKSMILTSIQLFDIPLPKEVANMGAFFRKGLAETGCICGALAGGMMIIGYVLHDHPKGLEAAKEFERRFKERNTATCCRVIHKKQGLMNRFTGNGCCELTGDAARDLFELIHKYKEEG; this is translated from the coding sequence ATGGAATATAGTAGTTCTGCGAAAGAATACGCAAAAGATATATTTAAACAATCGGATAATTGTTGTAAAAGCATGATTCTGACTTCGATTCAGTTATTTGACATACCATTGCCAAAAGAAGTCGCGAACATGGGCGCTTTTTTTAGAAAAGGACTCGCTGAGACAGGGTGTATATGCGGAGCTTTAGCTGGTGGAATGATGATTATAGGTTATGTGCTACATGACCATCCAAAAGGTCTAGAAGCAGCTAAAGAGTTTGAGAGACGATTTAAAGAACGGAACACCGCTACCTGTTGTCGAGTTATTCACAAAAAACAAGGTCTTATGAATCGATTTACAGGGAACGGCTGCTGTGAACTTACGGGAGATGCAGCTCGTGACTTATTTGAGCTTATTCATAAATACAAAGAAGAAGGGTAA
- a CDS encoding aminotransferase class V-fold PLP-dependent enzyme translates to MIYLDNAATSYPKPEMVNERVIHWLETGSGSPGRSTPTSLTKADSRVLQVRKQLTNFFGIRDEYRIVFTYSATDALNLGIKGFVELGDHVIISAIEHNSVLRPLRHLEQAGTISLTIVPCDSLGYIDQHKLWEAFTPKTRLVVLNHASNVTGAVQPVADIGEEVRKRGAYLLLDAAQTAGVLPLKMDELYVDMIVCAGHKGLFGLPGTGLLVIGSRIEKLLSYRQGGTGYNSESEYQPVNWPEKYEAGTMNIPGIVSLGAGIEFIEQQGIEQIAQREHQHLERLWESFFQVPKIQLYGPEPHMPRVAVLSLNIEGWEPDDLADILQHNYKIQVRSGLQCSPLAHKTIGTHPEGTVRISPGFFNTDDDIENLVDAIKKVAATQVDWMLF, encoded by the coding sequence ATGATCTATTTAGATAATGCTGCAACAAGTTATCCGAAACCAGAAATGGTAAATGAGAGAGTGATTCATTGGCTAGAAACGGGTTCAGGATCTCCGGGTAGATCGACTCCCACCTCGTTAACGAAAGCTGATAGCAGAGTTCTGCAGGTACGTAAACAATTGACGAATTTTTTTGGAATTCGTGATGAATACCGAATCGTATTCACCTATAGCGCAACAGATGCATTGAATTTAGGGATAAAAGGGTTTGTCGAACTAGGAGATCATGTGATTATATCTGCAATTGAGCATAATTCAGTGCTCCGACCGTTACGTCACTTAGAGCAGGCGGGTACAATTTCGCTTACGATTGTCCCGTGTGATTCTTTAGGCTATATTGATCAGCACAAGCTTTGGGAAGCGTTTACACCGAAAACACGTTTGGTAGTGTTGAATCATGCATCAAATGTGACAGGGGCTGTACAACCTGTTGCAGATATTGGTGAAGAAGTTCGTAAACGAGGAGCTTATCTATTGCTAGATGCTGCACAGACGGCGGGTGTATTGCCACTAAAGATGGATGAATTATATGTAGACATGATTGTTTGTGCAGGACATAAAGGATTATTTGGACTACCAGGCACGGGATTACTGGTGATTGGTAGCCGCATTGAAAAACTACTATCATACCGACAGGGTGGTACGGGTTATAATTCGGAATCAGAATACCAGCCTGTGAATTGGCCAGAAAAATATGAGGCAGGTACGATGAATATACCAGGTATTGTATCCTTAGGTGCAGGTATTGAATTTATAGAGCAGCAGGGAATTGAGCAGATTGCTCAGCGTGAACACCAGCATTTAGAAAGGTTATGGGAGTCGTTTTTTCAAGTGCCAAAGATTCAGTTATATGGACCAGAACCCCATATGCCGCGAGTAGCTGTGTTGTCCTTGAATATAGAAGGTTGGGAACCAGATGATCTGGCCGATATACTTCAACACAACTACAAAATTCAAGTGCGCTCAGGACTGCAATGTTCTCCGTTAGCTCATAAGACAATAGGAACCCATCCAGAGGGTACAGTAAGAATAAGTCCAGGATTTTTTAACACGGATGATGATATAGAAAACCTAGTGGATGCTATCAAAAAAGTGGCAGCCACGCAAGTAGATTGGATGTTATTCTAA
- a CDS encoding acyl-CoA dehydratase activase, giving the protein MIATVGIDVGSVTTKVVLFDGKSYQHVILPTGFSPKKAGEQGLQHILTRANITSSQVACIIGTGYGRVHMPYADKTVNELSCHGKGASYLYPAATGVIDIGGQDSKVMLLDTNGKVIDFLLNDKCAAGTGRFLQVTAQALGIELDEIDAMTSGQEPVEIGSMCAVFAETEVLNLIVQGKSQGEVLAGVLKSIAVRMSAMAAKLFDTGNQSGDKHIVFTGGLARSRNLCQMLAGHSGWKIHTPENPQIIGALGAAIIGYEKSTI; this is encoded by the coding sequence ATGATTGCTACAGTAGGTATTGATGTTGGTTCAGTTACAACAAAGGTAGTCTTGTTTGATGGTAAATCGTATCAGCACGTAATATTGCCGACGGGTTTTTCACCGAAAAAAGCAGGTGAACAGGGGCTACAACATATACTAACGCGAGCTAATATAACAAGCAGTCAAGTTGCTTGTATTATAGGAACGGGATATGGTCGTGTGCACATGCCTTATGCTGATAAAACAGTCAATGAGCTTTCCTGTCACGGAAAGGGTGCGTCCTACCTTTATCCTGCTGCCACAGGGGTGATAGATATCGGTGGCCAGGATAGCAAGGTTATGCTATTGGACACAAATGGTAAGGTAATTGATTTCCTACTTAACGACAAATGTGCGGCAGGTACAGGACGTTTTCTGCAGGTGACGGCACAGGCTCTAGGGATTGAGCTTGATGAAATCGATGCTATGACCTCAGGGCAAGAACCAGTAGAGATAGGCAGTATGTGTGCAGTGTTTGCTGAGACCGAGGTGCTAAACCTTATAGTACAGGGAAAGTCTCAAGGAGAAGTGCTAGCGGGCGTATTGAAATCAATTGCCGTACGTATGTCTGCAATGGCGGCGAAGCTTTTTGATACGGGTAATCAGTCAGGAGATAAACATATTGTATTTACAGGTGGTCTTGCCAGAAGCAGAAATCTGTGTCAAATGCTTGCAGGCCATTCAGGCTGGAAAATCCATACACCTGAAAATCCGCAGATTATTGGTGCCTTAGGTGCGGCAATTATCGGCTACGAGAAATCTACCATATAA
- a CDS encoding aminotransferase class V-fold PLP-dependent enzyme has protein sequence MIYLDNAATSWPKPESVYKAVEQTLREVGNAGRGASSKSLAASRILLEARNALADFFNISASERVVFTQNVTESLNLALKGFLSEGEHVVISPFEHNSVVRVLEYLKMAKGVSYSIANINRDKINGDNIDRLNNSNFLKNPELVVEAFANALQNNTKLICTTHASNVVGSILPITELGRLAKSKDVLFMVDVAQTAGVIPINAQEMNIDLLAFTGHKGLLGTQGTGGLYIRPGIDLEPLIHGGTGSQSALLKQPTSYPEAVESGTRNIPGIAGLLAGVTYCKQNMEHMRAHEQMLTNLFIKFCLEHKQITIYGPIDEQARVGLVAFNVDGIRADELAFRLEREYGVTTRTGLHCAPLAHELISTLECGAVRMSVGAFTTEQEIQQLINALEEIIC, from the coding sequence TTGATTTATTTAGACAACGCAGCTACTAGCTGGCCAAAGCCAGAATCGGTATATAAAGCAGTGGAACAGACCCTCAGAGAAGTAGGAAATGCTGGCAGGGGAGCTAGCAGTAAGTCGTTAGCTGCCAGTCGCATTCTTCTGGAAGCAAGGAATGCACTAGCTGATTTCTTCAATATCTCGGCATCAGAAAGAGTTGTGTTTACGCAAAACGTCACAGAATCACTAAATCTAGCACTGAAGGGATTTTTATCTGAAGGGGAGCATGTGGTAATAAGTCCATTTGAACATAACTCAGTTGTCCGTGTTCTTGAGTACTTGAAAATGGCCAAGGGTGTAAGCTATTCAATTGCCAACATAAACAGAGATAAAATTAACGGAGATAACATAGATCGACTTAACAATAGTAACTTTTTAAAAAATCCAGAGTTAGTAGTAGAAGCTTTTGCTAATGCGTTACAAAATAATACTAAATTGATTTGTACGACCCATGCGTCTAATGTAGTAGGCTCAATACTACCAATTACTGAACTTGGAAGGCTAGCAAAATCAAAGGACGTATTATTTATGGTAGATGTGGCACAAACAGCTGGGGTTATTCCCATAAACGCCCAAGAAATGAATATAGACCTGCTTGCTTTTACAGGACATAAAGGGTTGCTTGGTACTCAGGGGACAGGTGGGTTATATATAAGGCCTGGGATTGACCTAGAACCGCTAATACATGGGGGAACAGGTAGTCAATCGGCTTTACTCAAGCAACCGACATCGTATCCAGAAGCAGTGGAAAGCGGAACAAGAAATATACCAGGCATTGCAGGTTTACTAGCAGGCGTAACGTATTGCAAACAGAATATGGAGCACATGCGTGCACATGAACAGATGTTGACTAATCTATTCATAAAATTTTGTCTTGAGCATAAACAGATTACAATCTATGGCCCAATAGACGAACAGGCACGGGTTGGTTTAGTCGCATTTAATGTTGATGGAATTAGAGCTGACGAACTTGCATTTCGATTAGAACGTGAATATGGGGTTACGACAAGAACGGGCTTGCATTGCGCGCCGCTTGCCCATGAATTAATCAGCACATTAGAGTGTGGGGCTGTTCGTATGAGCGTGGGCGCTTTCACTACAGAACAAGAGATACAACAATTAATTAATGCATTGGAGGAGATTATATGTTAA
- a CDS encoding formate dehydrogenase accessory protein FdhE — translation MSQVLSAIEKWVEKHPYLDEIANLQKVMVATLEEATHAESMLTGAMFESKEMESELKRGIPALKTISINDAEVEATVVLVRTIAEALSSSSLPTKMNEQCKKIHAIASEEPEIMGGLIKQVLTENEVDLEELTLASVDRGVLMYVIWNALSHVLHPIKTIIDEKLQTSSLKWNKEYCPVCGQLPGMAQLVRTSKGRERNLVCGCCQMQWRYKRMGCPYCKNDKQKTLNIIELEGVKNLRIDTCDKCKGYIKTYTDEGNEQVILSDWSTLHLDLVGKNNGYQRFGYQLYGI, via the coding sequence ATGAGTCAAGTACTAAGCGCTATAGAAAAGTGGGTAGAGAAACACCCTTATCTCGATGAAATTGCCAATCTACAAAAAGTAATGGTAGCTACTTTAGAAGAGGCAACTCATGCTGAAAGTATGCTAACAGGTGCGATGTTCGAGAGCAAAGAGATGGAATCGGAGCTAAAAAGAGGGATTCCCGCTTTAAAAACAATCAGTATCAACGATGCAGAAGTAGAAGCGACAGTGGTTCTAGTACGTACGATAGCAGAAGCATTGTCATCGTCTAGCTTGCCTACTAAGATGAATGAGCAATGTAAAAAAATTCATGCTATTGCGTCAGAAGAACCAGAGATTATGGGTGGGCTCATCAAGCAAGTGCTAACTGAAAACGAAGTCGATTTGGAAGAGCTAACGCTTGCCAGTGTTGACCGAGGAGTACTCATGTACGTAATTTGGAATGCCCTGAGTCATGTTTTACATCCGATAAAAACTATAATAGATGAAAAGTTACAAACTAGTAGCTTAAAATGGAATAAAGAATATTGTCCAGTTTGTGGACAATTGCCTGGGATGGCACAATTAGTTCGTACTAGTAAAGGTCGGGAACGCAATCTTGTATGTGGTTGTTGCCAAATGCAATGGAGATATAAGCGTATGGGATGTCCTTATTGTAAGAATGACAAACAGAAAACCCTAAATATTATTGAACTTGAAGGTGTAAAGAATTTGCGTATTGACACTTGTGACAAATGCAAAGGGTATATTAAAACGTACACAGATGAAGGAAATGAACAAGTAATATTAAGTGATTGGTCTACGTTGCATTTAGATTTGGTAGGCAAGAATAACGGCTATCAGCGATTTGGATATCAATTATACGGGATATAG
- the yedF gene encoding sulfurtransferase-like selenium metabolism protein YedF, with product MQKNYVVLITSKTLGDGAVELGEKLMSNYLIALSEGEVLPSHILLINTGVELVKQGEKTVNSIKMLADNGVTVLTCGTCLDYYQLKEQLAVGQVSNIYSFRDIMADADNVITLG from the coding sequence ATGCAAAAAAACTATGTTGTCCTAATTACGTCTAAAACTCTGGGAGATGGAGCAGTTGAACTAGGAGAAAAGCTTATGTCTAACTATCTCATTGCCCTATCAGAGGGAGAGGTGTTGCCTTCTCACATTCTGTTAATCAACACAGGTGTAGAATTAGTGAAGCAAGGAGAGAAAACTGTAAACTCCATAAAAATGCTAGCAGACAATGGCGTTACTGTTTTAACATGTGGAACTTGTCTCGACTATTATCAATTAAAGGAGCAATTAGCAGTTGGCCAAGTTAGTAATATTTATAGCTTCAGAGATATTATGGCAGATGCAGATAATGTGATTACGTTGGGGTAA
- a CDS encoding 4Fe-4S dicluster domain-containing protein yields the protein MEITMFHDVSKCTACRACSVACKQWKDLPAEITPFTGEYQSHTDLSPKTYNVLRMSERMEGSVFHWDFLKFQCMHCGDAACVKACPKEALTKSSNGVISLNEDKCVGCGYCAQYCPFGVPKIDEGAEKTTKCNLCEDRIAQGMTPSCAQTCTADAIYYGLKENMIAMAEARVQELRKTNPNAQTYGINETGVGGTHMIYVLETSPENYGLPVNPVVPTSLSVMKDIVQPLGKVALGGALAAVLTSFVLTRGKDPHHDHDIAEDGKKGVDV from the coding sequence ATGGAAATCACAATGTTTCATGATGTGTCAAAATGTACTGCGTGTAGAGCATGTTCGGTAGCATGCAAACAGTGGAAAGATTTGCCGGCTGAAATTACACCATTTACTGGTGAATACCAGTCACACACAGACTTGAGTCCAAAAACGTATAACGTATTAAGAATGAGTGAAAGAATGGAAGGAAGTGTATTTCACTGGGACTTCTTGAAGTTTCAGTGTATGCACTGTGGGGATGCAGCTTGCGTCAAAGCTTGTCCCAAGGAAGCCCTTACGAAATCTAGTAATGGGGTAATATCTTTAAATGAGGATAAATGTGTAGGATGTGGCTATTGCGCCCAGTATTGCCCGTTTGGAGTTCCGAAAATTGATGAAGGTGCTGAGAAGACAACAAAATGTAATCTTTGTGAAGACAGAATAGCACAAGGTATGACACCATCATGTGCACAAACTTGTACAGCTGATGCGATTTATTATGGATTAAAAGAAAATATGATTGCAATGGCAGAAGCGAGGGTGCAAGAATTAAGAAAAACTAATCCAAATGCGCAAACCTATGGCATTAACGAAACAGGTGTCGGAGGAACGCATATGATTTATGTACTAGAAACCTCCCCAGAAAACTACGGTTTGCCTGTTAACCCAGTTGTACCAACATCCTTATCAGTAATGAAGGATATAGTACAGCCTTTAGGTAAGGTAGCATTAGGTGGAGCATTGGCGGCTGTATTGACGAGTTTTGTGTTAACAAGAGGTAAAGATCCACATCATGATCACGACATAGCAGAAGATGGCAAGAAAGGAGTCGATGTATAA